Proteins encoded in a region of the Deefgea piscis genome:
- a CDS encoding GNAT family N-acetyltransferase — protein sequence MIWDYRLAVMDDLAQIVAIYNSTIASRQVTADTEPVTVASRQAWFAAHQQADRPLWVVEQAGQIIAWLSFSSFYGRPAYHGTAEVSIYLATSARGQGLGRFLLQAAIAHSAGIGLHTLLGFIFGHNTPSIRLFETQGFKLWGHLPEVAELDGIARDLLILGLKIKP from the coding sequence TTGATCTGGGATTATCGCTTAGCGGTGATGGATGATTTGGCACAGATTGTCGCCATCTATAATTCAACCATTGCCTCGCGGCAAGTCACTGCCGATACCGAGCCGGTCACCGTGGCGAGTCGGCAAGCGTGGTTTGCTGCGCATCAACAAGCGGATCGCCCGCTGTGGGTGGTTGAGCAAGCGGGGCAAATTATCGCGTGGCTGTCGTTCTCTAGCTTTTATGGGCGTCCTGCCTACCACGGCACGGCGGAGGTGAGTATTTATTTAGCCACCTCAGCCCGCGGGCAAGGCTTAGGGCGGTTTCTATTGCAGGCGGCGATTGCACATTCGGCGGGTATTGGTCTACATACCTTGCTTGGATTTATCTTTGGGCACAATACCCCGAGTATCCGCTTATTTGAAACTCAGGGTTTTAAGCTTTGGGGACATTTGCCAGAGGTCGCCGAGCTCGATGGCATTGCGCGAGATTTGCTGATTTTAGGTTTAAAAATTAAACCTTAG
- a CDS encoding YHS domain-containing (seleno)protein produces the protein MASVLIRSTALAILMGLSLSVAAFDASSNRPVNLNDKGLVLDGYDPVSYFSGRPVQGNKDYSVSFEGGTYYFASKENMAKFKANASQFAPKFGGFCAMGVAKSKKLDSDPMAWRIVDGYLFVLQNKEVQKSWLVDVSSNLKVATGEWATIKNIAPKGL, from the coding sequence ATGGCTTCAGTCTTGATCCGTTCTACCGCCTTGGCCATTTTGATGGGCCTATCACTTTCTGTGGCTGCTTTTGATGCCAGTTCTAATCGCCCGGTGAATTTGAATGACAAAGGTCTGGTCTTAGATGGCTACGATCCAGTGTCTTATTTTAGCGGCCGGCCAGTGCAGGGTAATAAAGACTATAGCGTGAGCTTTGAAGGTGGCACTTATTACTTTGCTAGCAAAGAAAATATGGCCAAATTCAAAGCCAACGCCAGTCAATTTGCGCCTAAATTTGGTGGGTTTTGCGCGATGGGCGTCGCAAAAAGCAAAAAGCTCGATAGCGATCCAATGGCATGGCGGATTGTCGATGGCTATCTATTTGTGCTGCAAAATAAAGAAGTACAAAAAAGCTGGTTAGTGGATGTGTCATCCAATTTAAAAGTTGCCACCGGAGAATGGGCGACGATTAAGAATATTGCGCCTAAAGGCCTATAA
- a CDS encoding ABC-2 family transporter protein, with the protein MTLSPFWRAYRRMLGSEARARLENRADFALMILGVAATSLSTAATLYFMLGATGTIAGWHRGELIFMQGFMFCIFAPQSGCYNGMFWLEHWLKTGAFLRFYTRPANPLLLLALERFHPQGFVVLAIGLAYCLFGLWGSPLLLEPLFYLGFVLLLPLSALVLWVINLAAISTCFWIGESDPVFSMTGKLTDMSRYPLDLFPKLATMVFMALPLAGTVWWPCQALLRNASLPLTVLGMAALAVICVGLLNGMWQRGMRRYAGAGG; encoded by the coding sequence ATGACATTAAGTCCATTTTGGCGTGCTTATCGGCGCATGTTGGGTTCGGAAGCGCGAGCGCGGTTAGAAAATCGAGCCGATTTTGCGCTGATGATTTTGGGGGTGGCGGCGACTTCGCTATCAACGGCAGCCACGCTGTATTTTATGCTCGGTGCTACCGGAACGATTGCCGGTTGGCATCGCGGTGAATTGATCTTTATGCAGGGTTTTATGTTCTGCATTTTTGCGCCGCAAAGTGGCTGTTATAACGGCATGTTTTGGCTGGAACATTGGCTCAAAACCGGGGCGTTTTTGCGTTTTTATACTCGTCCTGCCAATCCACTCTTGCTGCTGGCGCTAGAGCGTTTTCATCCGCAAGGCTTTGTGGTGCTGGCCATTGGTTTGGCGTATTGCCTATTTGGTCTGTGGGGCAGTCCTTTATTGCTCGAGCCACTGTTTTACCTTGGATTTGTGTTGTTGCTGCCGCTATCGGCGCTGGTGCTGTGGGTGATTAATTTAGCGGCGATTTCGACGTGTTTTTGGATTGGAGAATCTGATCCGGTGTTTTCTATGACGGGAAAACTCACCGATATGTCGCGGTATCCGCTGGATTTATTTCCTAAATTGGCAACAATGGTTTTTATGGCCTTGCCACTGGCCGGTACGGTGTGGTGGCCGTGCCAAGCGCTACTTCGCAACGCTAGTTTGCCGCTGACTGTGCTGGGCATGGCTGCTTTGGCGGTGATTTGTGTCGGCTTATTAAATGGCATGTGGCAACGAGGAATGCGGCGTTACGCCGGTGCGGGAGGCTAG
- a CDS encoding ABC transporter permease: MLGIPFKACTALAWGSARLVATDRKGRWLVTIGYLIAMWLLYYLWAALYAESPTRAGMTFNSAVLHVLVAQTLLAFLPVGTDWRLAREIRSGEVATQLIQPMSLPLRQFAISLGRALAKATYILPAFALFLWYFDLSLTPKTIPLALASIALSFVLLFCIDFVVALAGFIATDLWGITASKDAVVMFLGGALMPMAFFPAEFREVLAYLPFGHFFNTPVGYINGDIVSVQPLLIQAAWALGFVFAAALAGRVVLRKLIVFGA; encoded by the coding sequence ATGTTAGGTATTCCATTCAAAGCGTGTACCGCGCTGGCATGGGGCAGTGCGCGCCTCGTGGCAACCGATCGCAAAGGTCGCTGGTTGGTGACGATCGGTTATTTGATTGCGATGTGGTTGTTGTATTACCTGTGGGCCGCGCTGTATGCCGAAAGCCCTACACGGGCGGGGATGACGTTTAATAGCGCGGTGCTGCATGTGTTGGTGGCGCAAACGCTGTTGGCTTTTTTGCCCGTCGGTACGGATTGGCGGCTGGCGCGGGAAATTCGCTCGGGCGAAGTGGCCACGCAATTGATTCAGCCGATGTCATTACCGCTGCGGCAGTTCGCTATTTCTTTGGGACGCGCTCTGGCCAAAGCGACTTATATCTTGCCAGCGTTTGCACTGTTTTTATGGTATTTCGATTTAAGTCTGACGCCGAAAACGATTCCGTTGGCACTGGCGTCGATTGCTTTGTCGTTTGTCTTGTTGTTTTGCATCGATTTTGTGGTCGCTTTGGCGGGATTTATTGCCACCGATTTATGGGGCATCACCGCCAGCAAAGACGCGGTGGTGATGTTTCTGGGCGGGGCATTGATGCCGATGGCGTTTTTCCCAGCTGAGTTTCGCGAGGTTTTGGCCTACCTGCCGTTTGGGCACTTTTTTAATACCCCAGTCGGCTACATCAATGGCGATATTGTGAGCGTGCAACCGCTATTGATCCAAGCGGCGTGGGCGCTGGGCTTTGTTTTTGCTGCGGCATTGGCAGGGCGCGTGGTGCTGCGAAAACTGATTGTGTTTGGAGCGTAA
- a CDS encoding ABC transporter ATP-binding protein, with product MLIQVENLSRVYRTPIAPKNWAERLKHLVRANYEDKLSVSEVNFNIAAGECVGLVGPNGAGKSTTIKMLTGILEPSSGRVLVAGFHPQRDRVKYVKKIGVVFGQRSQLWWDLPVKDSFEILQALFDVPQAAFNARLDLFRREALLDEFYHRPVRTLSLGQRMLCEIAAAFLHSPDVVFLDEPTIGLDLEMKSRMRGLIRKLNQESGTTVLITSHDVGDIERLTQRLLLIDKGTLRFDGSLADFRSHAGDGRWWAARLHPELVAAAETQLRAHHSALPVRLRGEWLEIARHDTLPFAELMQLLAPYSVSELKPVEQEFEELLHGFYLANQAEAVC from the coding sequence ATGCTGATTCAAGTTGAAAACCTAAGCCGTGTGTACCGCACGCCCATTGCCCCCAAAAATTGGGCCGAGCGTTTAAAGCATTTAGTGCGTGCTAACTATGAAGACAAACTCTCGGTGAGCGAGGTGAATTTTAATATCGCCGCTGGCGAGTGCGTTGGTTTGGTGGGGCCCAATGGCGCAGGTAAATCCACCACGATCAAAATGTTAACTGGGATTTTAGAACCCAGCTCAGGCAGGGTATTGGTCGCTGGATTTCATCCACAAAGGGATAGAGTTAAATACGTCAAGAAAATTGGCGTGGTATTTGGCCAGCGCAGTCAGCTGTGGTGGGATTTGCCAGTAAAAGATTCGTTTGAAATTTTGCAGGCTTTGTTTGACGTGCCGCAGGCGGCGTTTAATGCGCGATTGGATTTATTTCGCCGTGAGGCTCTGTTGGATGAATTTTATCATCGCCCCGTGCGCACCTTGTCACTCGGGCAACGGATGTTATGTGAAATTGCCGCCGCCTTTTTGCATAGCCCCGACGTGGTGTTTTTAGATGAGCCAACCATTGGGCTCGATCTTGAGATGAAATCGAGAATGCGCGGTTTGATTCGCAAACTGAATCAAGAATCGGGCACCACGGTGCTGATTACTTCGCATGATGTGGGCGACATTGAGCGGCTGACGCAGCGATTGCTGTTGATCGACAAAGGCACACTGCGCTTTGACGGCAGTTTGGCCGATTTTCGGTCGCACGCCGGTGATGGTCGCTGGTGGGCAGCGCGTTTGCATCCTGAGTTGGTCGCTGCCGCTGAAACGCAACTGCGTGCGCATCATTCGGCGCTGCCGGTGCGTTTACGTGGTGAATGGCTAGAAATCGCCCGCCACGATACCTTGCCATTTGCCGAGTTGATGCAATTACTCGCGCCGTATTCAGTGAGCGAGCTCAAACCGGTGGAGCAAGAATTTGAAGAATTGCTGCATGGATTTTATCTAGCCAATCAAGCGGAGGCGGTATGTTAG
- a CDS encoding helix-turn-helix transcriptional regulator, whose amino-acid sequence MALIYRERLDIGPDSPQIMVGTHVFHKEPYPPLRDRGILICGISEGRDFFEVERVDTPWHVLAFCLTGRGEVFTPDGVKRGFGAGQLALMPQGVHSGYRRIGDAPMLHVWFLLHCTSRWDFLNRAQPAIFHSQDGTALLDALRQFHREVLRFNTGDATSLAVPALDYLCLQLERATKALSSKQGWSEQLEQLFAHAQKNLQHDWSNAALAAQLHITTTHLHRLCTQHLGETPNKIVFRMKMNQAKELLMHGISVGEVARITGYQEIASFSRRFRQHFGYNPSQVLGKHLASAGHQQIWD is encoded by the coding sequence ATGGCCCTCATTTACCGCGAACGACTCGACATTGGCCCTGATTCGCCGCAGATCATGGTCGGCACGCACGTGTTTCACAAAGAGCCGTATCCACCACTCCGCGATCGGGGCATTTTGATTTGCGGCATCAGCGAAGGACGTGATTTTTTTGAAGTCGAACGTGTGGATACGCCGTGGCATGTACTGGCTTTTTGCCTAACCGGCCGCGGTGAAGTGTTTACACCCGACGGCGTAAAGCGTGGCTTTGGCGCTGGGCAATTGGCGCTGATGCCACAAGGCGTCCATAGCGGCTATCGTCGCATCGGTGACGCGCCGATGCTGCATGTGTGGTTTTTGCTACATTGCACTTCGCGTTGGGATTTTTTGAATCGCGCACAACCGGCGATTTTCCATAGCCAAGACGGCACTGCACTACTTGACGCGCTGCGGCAGTTTCATCGCGAAGTACTGCGCTTTAATACCGGTGACGCCACGAGTTTGGCGGTGCCTGCGCTGGACTATTTATGCCTGCAATTAGAGCGCGCCACCAAAGCGTTAAGCAGCAAACAAGGCTGGAGCGAGCAATTAGAACAGCTATTTGCCCATGCACAAAAAAACTTGCAACACGATTGGAGCAACGCAGCCTTAGCGGCGCAACTACACATCACCACCACGCATTTGCATCGCTTATGCACGCAGCATTTGGGTGAAACGCCGAATAAGATTGTGTTTCGGATGAAAATGAATCAAGCCAAAGAACTGCTGATGCATGGCATCAGCGTTGGCGAGGTGGCTCGCATTACGGGCTATCAAGAAATCGCTAGTTTTTCGCGGCGTTTTCGCCAGCATTTTGGCTACAACCCTAGCCAAGTGCTCGGCAAGCACCTCGCCAGCGCGGGACATCAGCAGATTTGGGATTGA
- a CDS encoding TatD family hydrolase — protein sequence MTFFDSHCHLDAPEFDADRAEVVVRAIDAGVTRWLVPSVSAATFQATQQMRVQYGAHIALGLHPIYTAQHQAEHLAMLRQQLDLGFAVAVGEIGLDFYLPELNAERQIYFFEAQLKIARDYDLPVIVHIRRSQDQVLKYLRKWRVKGGIAHAFNGSEQQAAEFIKLGFCLGFGGALTYSGSQRIRRLAATLPLASLVLETDAPDMAPSWLAGHPPQRNEPAQLPKIASELAALRGIDVADLAAACTQNTERVLLLGA from the coding sequence ATGACATTTTTTGACAGCCATTGTCATCTTGACGCACCTGAATTTGACGCTGATCGAGCCGAGGTCGTCGTGCGTGCCATCGACGCTGGCGTGACGCGTTGGCTGGTACCCAGCGTGTCAGCCGCCACCTTTCAAGCTACGCAGCAGATGCGTGTGCAATATGGCGCGCATATTGCTTTGGGTTTGCATCCGATTTATACCGCGCAGCATCAAGCTGAACATTTGGCCATGCTGCGGCAACAACTGGATTTAGGGTTTGCCGTTGCCGTTGGCGAGATCGGCCTGGATTTTTATCTGCCTGAGCTCAATGCCGAGCGGCAAATTTATTTTTTTGAGGCGCAGCTCAAAATCGCCCGAGATTATGATTTACCAGTGATTGTGCATATTCGCCGCAGCCAAGATCAGGTGCTCAAATATTTGCGCAAATGGCGGGTGAAGGGGGGGATTGCGCATGCGTTTAATGGCAGCGAGCAGCAAGCCGCTGAATTTATCAAGCTGGGGTTTTGTTTGGGCTTTGGTGGCGCGCTGACGTATAGCGGCTCACAGCGCATTCGGCGTTTAGCCGCGACTTTACCGCTGGCCTCGCTGGTGCTGGAAACCGATGCGCCGGATATGGCACCAAGCTGGCTAGCGGGTCATCCGCCACAGCGCAATGAGCCAGCGCAATTGCCGAAAATCGCCAGCGAACTCGCCGCGCTGCGCGGGATAGACGTCGCCGACTTAGCCGCGGCATGTACACAAAATACCGAGAGGGTATTGCTGCTTGGCGCTTGA
- a CDS encoding methyl-accepting chemotaxis protein, with protein sequence MKIVHKLIILILIASLDLLVISGLSYKHFNEIKTASYEVTDNILPSIVALADAQYQYSEARRLLVLHVAQSDQNKMRATEEKFLKTIASAEEALKKYETMLYDDTDKANLAGMRESFPAYFAVAKEIMALSYAEKPDAATLMLEEKLVPLGAKIDQAFRKTEQYNEALADKLKKSVNDTIAASISQSIIIAILSLLVFAVLGLFISRSITQPLNEMRQFIVDLGTRFDFTKRMPIKNKDEIGESAVALNGLLETLQASLQKLAHVGSQVGVCVSGLSNSSSELSSTSRGVSESASSMAAGVEQVTVSVTHVADRAQQCDVTAREAGRLAGTGGEVIDNTINSINQIADQVRQSAGQIENLKDRTNSITSVVNVIKDIADQTNLLALNAAIEAARAGELGRGFAVVADEVRKLAERTSSSTQEITSMVAEIQNEANHTVHTMQQTVRQVDNGVSMAHEASTAISNIRKSADDVVAQVSEISSSMREQSTASAMMAQQVERVAQMSEESSSVAEQTASEGGRLKRLGNELDEAISRYKVQ encoded by the coding sequence ATGAAAATCGTACACAAACTGATCATTTTGATCTTAATTGCCTCGCTAGATTTGCTGGTGATTTCTGGCCTTAGCTACAAACATTTTAACGAAATCAAAACCGCCAGTTACGAGGTAACAGACAACATTCTGCCGTCGATTGTGGCATTGGCGGATGCGCAGTATCAGTACTCTGAAGCACGGCGTTTATTGGTGTTGCATGTGGCGCAATCGGATCAAAACAAAATGCGCGCTACCGAAGAAAAGTTCCTTAAAACGATCGCCAGTGCCGAAGAAGCGCTGAAAAAATACGAAACGATGCTGTACGACGACACCGATAAAGCCAACTTAGCAGGCATGCGAGAAAGTTTTCCTGCTTACTTCGCCGTCGCCAAAGAAATCATGGCGCTGTCGTACGCAGAAAAACCAGATGCTGCCACCTTGATGCTTGAGGAAAAACTCGTTCCTCTTGGCGCTAAAATTGACCAGGCTTTCCGCAAAACAGAACAATATAATGAAGCACTGGCCGATAAGCTGAAAAAATCCGTTAACGACACGATTGCAGCCTCGATATCGCAAAGCATCATTATCGCCATATTGTCGTTGCTGGTATTTGCTGTACTTGGCTTGTTTATTTCACGCAGCATCACACAGCCGCTGAATGAAATGCGCCAATTTATCGTCGATTTAGGTACGCGTTTTGACTTTACCAAACGTATGCCCATCAAAAACAAAGATGAAATCGGCGAATCAGCCGTCGCACTCAATGGTCTGCTTGAGACCTTGCAAGCGAGTTTACAAAAACTCGCTCACGTTGGTAGCCAAGTCGGCGTCTGCGTCAGTGGACTCTCTAATTCCAGCTCGGAGCTGTCCAGTACTTCACGTGGCGTGAGTGAATCGGCATCGAGCATGGCCGCTGGTGTTGAGCAGGTCACAGTGAGTGTGACGCATGTGGCTGATCGTGCGCAGCAATGTGATGTCACTGCCCGAGAGGCTGGCCGTTTGGCAGGCACCGGCGGAGAAGTGATCGACAACACCATCAACAGCATCAACCAAATCGCCGACCAAGTTCGCCAATCGGCTGGGCAAATTGAAAACCTGAAAGATCGTACCAACAGCATTACCTCGGTGGTGAATGTCATCAAAGACATTGCCGATCAAACCAATTTGCTGGCGCTCAATGCCGCCATTGAAGCGGCACGTGCTGGCGAGCTCGGCCGTGGTTTTGCGGTGGTAGCCGATGAGGTGCGTAAACTGGCCGAGCGTACTTCCAGCTCAACGCAAGAGATCACCTCCATGGTGGCCGAGATTCAAAACGAGGCCAATCATACGGTGCACACCATGCAGCAAACCGTACGCCAAGTCGATAATGGCGTCAGCATGGCGCATGAGGCCAGCACGGCAATTAGTAATATTCGCAAAAGCGCTGACGACGTTGTAGCGCAAGTGAGTGAAATCTCGAGTTCGATGCGCGAGCAAAGCACCGCCAGCGCCATGATGGCGCAACAAGTGGAACGCGTCGCACAAATGAGTGAGGAAAGTAGTAGCGTCGCCGAGCAGACCGCTTCTGAAGGTGGCCGATTAAAACGACTCGGTAATGAGCTCGATGAAGCGATTTCTCGCTACAAAGTACAGTAA
- a CDS encoding TerC family protein has product MSLWVGYPVWVWLMFFVVVISLLAFDLGVLQKDDHEISVRESLKLSAMYIAMGLLFGAWLWWYKGATSGMEYITGYLIEKSLSMDNVFVIALIFTSLGVPRIYQHRVLFWGILGAIVMRGIMISVGAVLVSEYQWILMIFGAFLIVTGIKMLFADDEHGKLEDNGFYKWLRKHMRFTSAIHGNLFWVRGEQHGLAKGWWATPLFLCLILVETADLVFAVDSIPAIFAITQDPFIVYTSNIFAILGLRALYFALAAMVHRFHYLKYALAVVLVFIGIKVGLVYLNDIQLVAFKIPTLVSLVVTFGLLLSGVLYSLWKTRDEPNDPPK; this is encoded by the coding sequence ATGAGTCTTTGGGTCGGCTACCCCGTGTGGGTTTGGCTGATGTTTTTTGTGGTGGTGATCTCTTTACTGGCATTCGATTTGGGTGTGTTACAAAAAGACGACCATGAAATTAGCGTTAGAGAAAGCTTAAAGCTTTCGGCAATGTATATTGCCATGGGCTTATTATTTGGTGCTTGGCTCTGGTGGTATAAAGGTGCCACTTCCGGCATGGAATACATTACCGGCTATTTGATTGAAAAATCACTGTCAATGGACAACGTTTTTGTCATTGCATTGATCTTCACGAGTCTGGGTGTACCACGGATTTACCAACATCGCGTGTTGTTCTGGGGGATTCTGGGCGCCATCGTGATGCGCGGGATTATGATTAGCGTGGGTGCGGTCTTGGTGTCGGAATACCAATGGATCTTAATGATCTTTGGTGCATTCTTGATTGTGACCGGGATTAAAATGCTATTTGCCGATGATGAACATGGCAAACTAGAAGACAATGGCTTTTATAAATGGCTGCGCAAACACATGCGCTTCACGTCTGCGATTCATGGCAATCTGTTTTGGGTGCGTGGCGAGCAGCATGGTTTGGCCAAAGGCTGGTGGGCAACGCCATTGTTCTTGTGCTTGATCTTGGTAGAAACCGCTGATTTGGTGTTTGCAGTCGATAGTATCCCGGCGATTTTTGCGATCACGCAAGATCCATTTATTGTGTATACCTCGAACATCTTTGCTATTTTGGGTTTGCGTGCTTTGTATTTTGCCTTGGCGGCAATGGTGCATCGTTTCCATTATCTAAAATATGCCTTGGCCGTGGTTTTGGTCTTTATCGGGATCAAGGTCGGTTTGGTGTATCTGAACGACATCCAATTGGTTGCCTTTAAGATTCCAACCTTAGTGTCTTTGGTGGTTACCTTTGGTTTATTACTCTCTGGGGTCTTGTACTCGTTGTGGAAAACCCGCGACGAGCCAAATGATCCACCAAAATAA
- a CDS encoding globin family protein: MSLSAKQIHLVQESFAKVEPIAEQAAAIFYQQLFAIDPSLQKMFQHDMKAQGKMLMSTLKLAVGSLNDLPKLMPVLKILALRHVDYGVKNEHYTLVGNALLRTLKIGLGDSFNDETREAWTTTYRLMAKVMKTETV; encoded by the coding sequence ATGTCTTTAAGTGCAAAGCAGATTCATTTGGTGCAAGAGAGCTTCGCCAAAGTAGAACCGATCGCCGAGCAAGCAGCGGCGATTTTCTATCAGCAGCTATTTGCAATTGATCCTTCGCTACAAAAAATGTTTCAGCACGATATGAAAGCGCAAGGAAAAATGCTGATGAGTACGTTAAAACTCGCGGTTGGCAGCCTGAATGATTTACCTAAATTGATGCCAGTATTAAAAATACTCGCTTTACGGCACGTCGATTATGGCGTCAAAAATGAGCATTACACCTTGGTTGGTAATGCATTATTACGAACGCTCAAAATCGGCTTAGGTGACAGTTTTAATGATGAAACACGTGAAGCATGGACGACAACGTACCGCTTAATGGCCAAGGTAATGAAAACCGAAACGGTTTAA
- a CDS encoding DUF475 domain-containing protein: MIQYFHSSLIVTLIGLIGAWLIAGWGGLWIAFNLALLETSLSFDNAVVNASVLKHWDEKWRRRFLLWGMLIAVFGMRVIFPLLIVAVIAGMPPLPGPMALWHYFTSGLWPINDVLSLAIAAPQRYAEILTSAHIEVSAFGGTFLLLVFLNFFIDSEKDIHWLRPIERPLAKLGKLDLAALLLCLLLLLLLAASLPVAEAYAFLVAGIWGMIVFILVDGLGELIGDEGAAAKTGLAGFIYLEVLDASFSFDGVLGAFALTTNIFLIAIGLGIGAMFVRSFTLLLVEKGTLNAFKYLEHGAFWAIGALAGVMLLAARFHIPEVVTGGVAACLIILAALHSWLIRPAVHSEIAPD, translated from the coding sequence ATGATTCAGTACTTTCACAGCTCATTGATCGTGACCCTGATTGGGTTGATTGGCGCATGGTTGATTGCGGGCTGGGGAGGGCTGTGGATCGCATTTAACTTAGCCTTATTAGAAACCAGTCTGAGCTTTGATAATGCGGTAGTGAATGCCTCGGTACTCAAGCATTGGGATGAAAAATGGCGCAGACGCTTTTTGCTATGGGGCATGCTGATCGCCGTATTTGGGATGCGCGTGATCTTTCCCTTGCTGATTGTGGCGGTGATTGCCGGAATGCCGCCGTTACCGGGCCCAATGGCGCTGTGGCATTATTTTACTTCGGGATTATGGCCGATTAATGATGTGTTATCGCTGGCGATTGCGGCTCCGCAGCGCTATGCCGAAATCTTAACCTCTGCACATATTGAGGTTTCTGCTTTTGGTGGTACTTTTTTATTGCTGGTTTTTTTGAATTTTTTTATTGATTCAGAAAAAGACATTCATTGGTTGCGTCCAATTGAACGGCCGCTGGCCAAACTGGGCAAATTAGACTTGGCCGCGTTGCTGTTGTGTTTGTTATTACTGCTATTACTCGCGGCATCATTACCCGTTGCTGAGGCGTATGCATTTTTAGTCGCCGGTATTTGGGGGATGATTGTATTTATATTGGTCGATGGTTTGGGCGAGCTGATTGGAGATGAGGGCGCGGCGGCAAAAACCGGGCTAGCTGGATTTATTTATCTGGAAGTGCTTGATGCTTCTTTCTCATTTGATGGTGTTTTAGGCGCATTTGCATTAACCACCAATATTTTTTTAATTGCGATTGGGCTGGGCATTGGCGCCATGTTTGTGCGTAGCTTTACTTTGCTATTGGTTGAAAAAGGCACGCTCAATGCGTTTAAATATTTAGAGCATGGCGCATTTTGGGCGATTGGTGCTCTGGCTGGGGTGATGCTATTGGCGGCACGGTTTCATATTCCAGAAGTGGTGACCGGCGGTGTTGCAGCCTGCTTGATTATTTTAGCAGCACTGCATTCATGGCTGATTCGGCCCGCTGTGCACTCGGAAATAGCCCCAGATTAA
- a CDS encoding PIG-L deacetylase family protein: MSNPYLALVEAHNALLQKTDAPLFANLDTLGHSPKAALAADAPVVMIFAPHPDDECIIGALPLRLGREAGFRVMNVAVSQGSSLKRQPERWVEVKNACDYLGWDLLETIPGGLMDVNCKTRDNNPSAWAEKVAVIRQLIEQYQPQVVVFPHNNDYHSAHIGTHYLLMDALKAAQHACTVVQSEFWRQMEAPNALIATSQQDTADLIAALACHVEEVRRNPYHLRLTGWMADNVRRGAEVCGGQGAAAPTFSFGTIYHISRFDGQQLLSTDKKFTLSESDEIQAILA, translated from the coding sequence ATGAGTAATCCTTACCTCGCGCTGGTTGAAGCGCACAATGCTTTATTGCAAAAAACAGATGCCCCTTTATTCGCCAATTTAGATACTTTGGGACATAGCCCAAAAGCGGCCTTGGCGGCCGATGCACCGGTAGTGATGATTTTTGCGCCGCATCCTGACGATGAATGTATCATCGGCGCGCTGCCGCTCCGCCTAGGGCGTGAAGCGGGCTTTCGCGTGATGAATGTGGCCGTTTCTCAAGGCTCGAGTCTGAAACGTCAACCTGAGCGTTGGGTTGAAGTTAAAAATGCGTGTGATTACCTAGGCTGGGATTTGCTCGAAACCATCCCTGGCGGCTTAATGGATGTGAACTGCAAAACCCGCGATAACAATCCAAGCGCTTGGGCAGAAAAAGTCGCCGTCATTCGCCAATTGATTGAGCAATACCAACCGCAGGTGGTGGTGTTCCCGCACAACAATGATTACCACTCTGCGCATATCGGCACGCATTACTTGCTAATGGATGCACTTAAAGCCGCTCAACACGCTTGCACCGTGGTGCAAAGTGAATTTTGGCGTCAGATGGAAGCGCCAAATGCATTAATCGCCACCAGCCAACAAGACACTGCCGATCTGATCGCAGCGCTCGCTTGCCACGTGGAAGAAGTTCGTCGCAATCCATATCACCTGCGTTTGACCGGCTGGATGGCTGATAATGTGCGCCGTGGTGCAGAGGTGTGTGGCGGCCAAGGTGCTGCAGCGCCAACGTTCTCATTTGGTACGATTTATCACATTAGTCGTTTTGATGGTCAGCAATTGCTATCAACCGATAAAAAATTCACGCTAAGTGAAAGCGATGAGATCCAAGCGATTTTAGCTTAA
- a CDS encoding DUF1622 domain-containing protein produces the protein MMLTLHTLATGVEYLGIAILLLSTLLGLCLFVRDVYRSKTMDAAYDALREQLGRGILLSLEFLIISDIIYTIAIELTVDNLLKLGLVVIIRTFLSFTMELELTGRWPWQKKN, from the coding sequence ATGATGCTGACTTTACACACGCTCGCAACTGGCGTTGAATACTTGGGTATCGCGATTTTATTACTCTCCACCTTGCTGGGTTTATGCCTTTTTGTGCGCGATGTTTACCGTAGTAAGACCATGGACGCGGCTTATGATGCCCTTCGAGAACAGCTCGGTCGTGGGATTTTATTAAGCCTTGAGTTTCTGATTATCAGCGACATTATTTACACCATCGCCATTGAGCTCACGGTAGATAATCTGCTGAAACTCGGCTTGGTGGTCATCATCCGCACCTTTTTGAGCTTTACCATGGAGCTGGAACTCACTGGCCGCTGGCCGTGGCAAAAAAAGAATTAA